A window of the Lysinibacillus irui genome harbors these coding sequences:
- a CDS encoding amino acid permease, with translation MANKELKRGLEARHIQMIALGGTIGVGLFMGSASAIQWTGPSVLLAYGIAGIFIFFIMRAMGEMLYMEPSTGSFATFGYKYIHPLAGYLTAWSNWFQWVIVGMSEIIAVGTYMQYWYPELPAWIPGLIAMVILGVANFISVKSFGEFEFWFAMIKIVTIILMIIAGVGLIFFGFGNDGIAIGLSNLWSHGGFFTGGWTGFFFALSLVVAAYQGVELIGITAGEAKNPQKTITNAIQSIIWRILIFYIGAIFVIVTVYPWDELGTIGSPFVATFAKVGITAAAGIINFVVITAAMSGCNSGIYSAGRMLYTLAMNGQAPKFFAKLSSNGVPLFGTAGVLVGLVIGVILSYIAPENLFVYVYSASVLPGMIPWFIILISQIRFRKVKGAQLAEHPFKMPFAPLTNYVTIIFLIMVLIGMWFNDDTRISLIVGIVFLVLVTVSYYVFGIGKNRYGKIQ, from the coding sequence AACGAGGATTAGAAGCACGTCATATCCAAATGATTGCGCTTGGCGGGACAATTGGAGTTGGCCTATTTATGGGCTCAGCAAGTGCTATTCAATGGACGGGTCCTTCCGTACTCCTTGCCTATGGGATTGCAGGTATTTTTATATTTTTCATTATGAGGGCAATGGGTGAGATGCTTTATATGGAGCCGAGTACTGGCTCTTTTGCGACATTTGGTTACAAATATATTCATCCGTTGGCGGGTTATTTAACTGCGTGGAGTAACTGGTTTCAATGGGTAATTGTTGGGATGTCGGAAATTATAGCAGTGGGAACGTATATGCAATATTGGTACCCTGAGTTACCAGCTTGGATACCGGGTCTTATTGCTATGGTGATATTAGGGGTTGCGAACTTTATCTCTGTCAAATCATTTGGTGAGTTTGAGTTTTGGTTTGCTATGATTAAAATCGTCACGATTATTTTGATGATTATCGCAGGGGTTGGACTAATTTTCTTTGGCTTTGGCAATGATGGTATTGCGATTGGCTTATCCAACTTATGGAGTCATGGTGGCTTCTTTACTGGTGGCTGGACAGGTTTCTTCTTTGCATTATCCTTAGTAGTCGCTGCCTATCAAGGGGTAGAGCTAATTGGGATTACGGCGGGAGAAGCAAAAAATCCGCAGAAAACAATTACCAATGCGATTCAAAGTATTATTTGGCGTATTTTAATATTCTATATCGGAGCTATTTTTGTGATTGTTACAGTCTATCCATGGGATGAACTTGGCACAATCGGTAGCCCGTTTGTTGCAACATTTGCTAAGGTTGGTATTACAGCTGCTGCAGGTATTATTAATTTTGTTGTCATCACAGCGGCTATGTCAGGCTGTAACAGTGGGATTTATAGTGCTGGACGTATGTTATATACGCTTGCTATGAATGGACAAGCACCCAAATTTTTCGCCAAGCTTTCGAGTAATGGTGTACCTTTATTTGGTACAGCTGGTGTGTTAGTTGGACTAGTTATTGGCGTTATTCTTAGCTATATTGCACCTGAAAATTTATTTGTCTATGTGTATAGTGCGAGTGTTTTACCAGGGATGATTCCATGGTTTATTATTTTAATTAGTCAAATTCGATTTAGAAAGGTGAAGGGAGCCCAACTTGCAGAGCATCCTTTCAAAATGCCTTTCGCGCCATTAACAAACTATGTAACGATTATCTTTTTAATTATGGTACTAATTGGCATGTGGTTTAATGATGATACGCGTATATCATTAATTGTTGGCATCGTTTTTTTAGTACTTGTCACAGTCAGCTACTATGTATTTGGTATTGGCAAAAACCGATACGGTAAGATTCAATAG
- a CDS encoding spore germination protein → MRGIPEQIVAHLKQELNEIDDVKLKMMATEEGDVTVIYFSSLIEKMTLQTMVIIPLANNLKQIHQMSQYIDAKDVKDVIKRLNAGQTLLFFHETNALVSMDTFSAPIRAITNTETESTVIGPQDAFTESLETNISLVRRRIQSSMLKNENRIVGSEANIKISIVYMDNIVNDENLKNLRNRIDQVNYPLFTDISVLKQLIEDNPLSPFPQYYMTVRPDSVCRYLLDGRIVVFMDNSQLAIVCPTSFFEMFVSIEDYYNRWTTASLLRMLRFFGFFITIMITPMYISALTFHPEILPYELLLSLQESRSKVPFPPLIEVLFIELIIEVLREAGSRMPAKVGQTIGIVGGIVIGTAAVEAGLLSNILIVLVATSALLSFLPPIFLMSNTSRFIRYIFILSAGLFGLFGQMLAFAWLIHHLLSLKSLGTNYMTPGIPRKPTDLLDNVIRFPLKYLTKKTGISRTQTKK, encoded by the coding sequence ATGCGTGGGATACCTGAACAAATCGTTGCACATTTAAAGCAGGAATTAAATGAAATAGATGATGTAAAACTGAAAATGATGGCAACGGAAGAAGGGGACGTCACGGTCATTTATTTCTCCTCTCTTATTGAAAAAATGACCTTACAAACCATGGTAATAATACCGTTGGCCAATAATTTAAAACAGATACATCAAATGTCTCAATATATAGATGCAAAGGACGTAAAGGATGTCATTAAACGATTGAATGCTGGTCAAACCTTGCTATTCTTTCATGAAACAAATGCACTTGTAAGTATGGATACATTTAGTGCACCAATCAGAGCTATAACCAATACTGAAACAGAATCAACCGTGATTGGGCCACAGGATGCATTCACAGAATCATTGGAAACCAATATTTCTTTAGTAAGAAGACGTATTCAAAGTTCTATGCTAAAAAATGAAAACCGGATTGTAGGTTCTGAGGCTAATATTAAAATATCGATCGTGTATATGGACAATATTGTGAATGACGAAAACTTGAAAAATTTAAGAAATCGAATTGATCAAGTGAATTATCCATTATTTACGGATATTTCAGTTTTAAAGCAATTAATAGAAGATAATCCGTTATCACCCTTTCCACAATATTATATGACCGTACGTCCAGATAGTGTTTGTCGGTACCTTCTAGATGGTAGAATTGTTGTGTTTATGGATAACAGTCAATTAGCGATTGTCTGCCCTACATCCTTTTTTGAGATGTTCGTTTCGATTGAGGATTATTACAACCGCTGGACAACGGCATCTTTATTAAGGATGCTGCGCTTTTTTGGTTTTTTCATAACGATCATGATTACACCAATGTATATTTCAGCTTTAACCTTCCATCCAGAAATTTTGCCTTATGAATTATTGTTAAGCCTTCAAGAGTCGAGGAGTAAGGTACCATTTCCACCTTTGATTGAAGTGTTATTTATCGAGCTAATTATTGAAGTCTTACGAGAAGCGGGCTCTCGAATGCCTGCAAAAGTCGGCCAAACAATTGGTATCGTAGGAGGTATTGTAATAGGTACGGCGGCTGTAGAAGCAGGATTACTCAGCAATATTCTAATCGTCCTGGTCGCAACATCTGCCTTATTATCGTTCCTACCACCAATCTTTTTAATGAGTAATACGAGCCGCTTTATACGATATATTTTTATTTTATCCGCAGGGCTCTTTGGTTTATTTGGCCAGATGCTCGCCTTTGCATGGTTAATCCATCATTTACTAAGTCTAAAATCTTTAGGAACAAATTATATGACACCAGGGATACCAAGAAAGCCGACAGATTTATTAGATAATGTCATCAGATTTCCATTGAAATATTTAACGAAAAAGACGGGAATTTCAAGAACTCAGACAAAAAAGTAG
- a CDS encoding GerAB/ArcD/ProY family transporter, whose translation MSTAKLKVLNRYHVIFLAQSIMIGTGILSLPQKMSSMGYTQWLVPIIFGITATLTLWPMVWLCSKYPTEHLFRINEILLGKIIGKAINLFFVLQFIVFSAGIISNYMHLIQSTALPEQTITLPVICLLLLLIYIVSGGIKSIARFCMMTFFITIPMVYFTRWAIEKGEFSHLLPLFNFNAKQFFDAFKDGYLSILGYELIMIYFPYIMDQKKAFRHSLIGIWISIFLCFFTTVVSVIYYSEWQLKNVEFSVLNLFKAGEFTFVERIDIIGITLWVFLILSSVTAYVWCAKIGIDSVFKKKKIYILYLIAAIIFVIVKMPFSREVQEKLFAASNYIGYMLIIWPVILMLVYAVRKKKVEQ comes from the coding sequence TTGAGCACAGCTAAATTAAAGGTTTTGAACCGCTATCATGTCATCTTTTTGGCTCAAAGCATTATGATTGGTACAGGTATACTTTCGTTGCCGCAAAAAATGAGTTCGATGGGGTATACTCAGTGGCTTGTGCCGATTATATTTGGAATAACTGCTACGTTAACTCTTTGGCCAATGGTTTGGCTTTGCTCTAAATATCCTACTGAGCATTTATTTCGTATCAACGAAATATTATTAGGAAAAATCATAGGAAAGGCCATTAACCTATTTTTTGTCTTGCAATTTATTGTCTTTAGTGCAGGTATCATTAGTAATTATATGCATCTCATTCAAAGTACAGCGCTGCCTGAACAAACGATCACATTGCCTGTTATTTGTTTATTACTTTTACTTATTTACATTGTAAGTGGGGGCATAAAATCAATAGCTAGATTTTGCATGATGACTTTTTTTATAACAATCCCCATGGTCTACTTTACACGGTGGGCAATTGAAAAAGGGGAGTTTAGCCATTTACTTCCGTTATTTAATTTTAATGCGAAACAATTTTTTGATGCGTTCAAAGATGGCTATTTATCAATCCTTGGTTATGAATTAATCATGATTTATTTTCCTTATATTATGGATCAGAAAAAGGCATTTCGCCATTCGCTAATCGGGATTTGGATTAGTATTTTTCTTTGTTTTTTCACAACAGTCGTAAGTGTCATCTATTATTCTGAATGGCAATTGAAAAATGTGGAGTTTTCTGTATTGAATTTATTTAAAGCTGGTGAATTTACGTTTGTTGAACGAATAGATATTATTGGGATCACGCTATGGGTATTTTTAATATTATCATCCGTAACTGCCTATGTATGGTGTGCCAAAATAGGAATTGACTCAGTATTTAAAAAGAAAAAAATTTATATACTCTATTTAATTGCAGCTATCATATTTGTGATTGTCAAGATGCCTTTTTCCCGCGAGGTTCAAGAAAAGCTATTTGCAGCAAGTAATTATATAGGCTATATGCTAATTATTTGGCCAGTCATATTAATGCTCGTATATGCAGTTAGAAAAAAGAAGGTGGAGCAATGA
- a CDS encoding Ger(x)C family spore germination protein, whose amino-acid sequence MNKKLLCIILSLLLLLVGCARKEQKVPLEDIGMVGTMAFDYIDDKQMKLTVAIPQYSPEAQKNTQIFSVATDLVSNGIVEIEKLSDKKIVFNQLRVVLVNEEFARKGQVRKVIQHLYRNAEVGNKVLIAIAKDNAETILKGDYPDKPNINFYINDLLEPSINTAFNPNTNVHDFIYTISNPVIDTILPYIEKLDDKLEIKGVAIFKGSHMHELIKPEEALIIQALQGRKNLAPLHLDLHEGHGEEKLMIDLIESTVNIQSNKDIESPKITINLNIKGTLSEYKGAREYELKTAESISHLEKDVNKQLKEDITKFLDKLKTMDVDPSGLSEKFRMYYHGKWTTKKTRELIRKLNTEVHVKTSIISTGTLK is encoded by the coding sequence ATGAATAAAAAGCTTCTATGCATCATCCTTTCCTTGTTATTGTTACTAGTTGGTTGTGCAAGAAAGGAACAAAAGGTTCCACTAGAGGATATAGGTATGGTTGGTACAATGGCTTTTGATTATATAGATGATAAGCAAATGAAATTAACCGTAGCCATTCCGCAGTATTCGCCCGAAGCACAAAAAAACACACAAATTTTCTCTGTTGCTACTGACCTTGTTTCAAATGGAATAGTAGAAATTGAAAAGCTATCAGATAAAAAGATTGTCTTTAACCAATTACGTGTTGTCTTAGTCAATGAAGAGTTTGCACGAAAAGGGCAGGTGCGAAAGGTTATTCAGCATTTATACAGAAATGCAGAGGTAGGCAATAAGGTACTTATTGCTATTGCAAAGGACAATGCAGAAACTATTTTAAAGGGAGATTATCCTGATAAACCAAACATTAATTTTTATATTAATGATCTTTTAGAGCCAAGTATTAATACGGCGTTTAATCCCAATACAAATGTCCATGATTTCATTTACACCATTTCAAATCCAGTGATAGACACAATTCTTCCTTATATTGAAAAGCTTGATGATAAGTTAGAAATAAAGGGTGTTGCTATTTTTAAAGGGAGCCATATGCATGAACTGATAAAGCCAGAGGAAGCGCTCATTATTCAAGCTTTACAGGGACGAAAAAATCTGGCGCCGCTCCATTTAGATTTGCATGAGGGACATGGTGAAGAGAAGCTGATGATTGATTTAATTGAGAGTACGGTCAATATACAAAGCAATAAGGATATTGAGTCACCTAAGATAACCATTAACCTTAACATTAAAGGGACATTAAGCGAATATAAAGGCGCAAGAGAGTATGAGCTAAAAACCGCTGAGAGCATTAGTCATTTGGAGAAAGATGTTAATAAGCAGCTGAAAGAGGATATCACTAAATTTCTAGATAAATTAAAAACGATGGATGTGGATCCTAGTGGATTAAGTGAGAAATTTAGAATGTATTATCACGGAAAATGGACGACTAAAAAAACAAGGGAACTAATTAGAAAGCTAAATACAGAAGTACATGTTAAGACATCCATTATTAGTACAGGAACCTTAAAATAA
- the pgeF gene encoding peptidoglycan editing factor PgeF yields MKTKIYVDNEQFIAGTTLKDPLELEQNNMALHICDNVQDVIENRQQLAATLNCDLQQFICTEQTHSANFHKVTLADKGRGAEQMDTAVKNTDALYTTEPNLLVCSFTADCVPVIFYNAVNGLVGVIHSGWQGTVKEITLKLFQHLVHEEQCRPEDFHVQIGMALSQQKFEVDADVYEKFHSLGYAEQFMYFNAETNKYHIDNQQTVKKQCELAGIPAEHIQIDATCTFLSPDGFSYRQDKKAGRHLSFIMRKS; encoded by the coding sequence TTTATTGCGGGTACTACCTTAAAAGACCCATTGGAATTGGAGCAAAATAATATGGCGTTGCACATATGCGACAATGTTCAAGATGTGATTGAAAATCGTCAACAATTAGCTGCTACGTTGAACTGTGATTTACAACAATTTATTTGTACAGAGCAAACCCATAGTGCTAATTTCCACAAGGTTACATTGGCCGATAAAGGACGTGGAGCTGAGCAAATGGATACAGCAGTTAAAAATACGGATGCTCTTTATACCACAGAGCCCAATTTATTAGTATGTAGCTTTACCGCAGATTGCGTTCCCGTTATTTTTTATAATGCAGTGAATGGACTAGTTGGTGTTATCCATTCAGGCTGGCAAGGAACAGTCAAAGAAATAACCCTAAAGTTATTCCAACATCTAGTACATGAAGAACAATGCCGACCTGAGGATTTTCATGTTCAAATCGGCATGGCTCTAAGTCAGCAAAAGTTTGAGGTTGACGCAGATGTCTACGAAAAATTCCATAGCCTGGGCTATGCTGAACAATTCATGTATTTTAATGCTGAAACCAATAAATATCATATTGATAATCAACAAACCGTCAAAAAACAATGTGAGCTTGCAGGTATTCCAGCAGAGCACATACAAATTGATGCAACCTGCACATTCCTTAGCCCTGATGGCTTCTCTTACCGTCAGGACAAAAAAGCAGGCAGACATTTAAGCTTTATTATGCGCAAATCATAA